A genomic region of Papaver somniferum cultivar HN1 chromosome 7, ASM357369v1, whole genome shotgun sequence contains the following coding sequences:
- the LOC113299440 gene encoding 1-deoxy-D-xylulose-5-phosphate synthase, chloroplastic-like isoform X2, translating to MELNFRHEIGTVSVQFHPIVKICGSENDKFSVIHPKLEFPRSKFLRFNLCSTDSTRKGCIGRVSAVPEDEDFFWEKALTTLLDMAETPTHMKNLSIKELKQLADEIRSELSFITSKMPRYFKAILATVELTVVLHHVFDSLTDKILWDVVQQETEVTFISNRHASVEVNSMKHPTLDNLARIHLLHL from the exons ATGGAACTGAATTTCCGCCATGAAATAG GTACTGTATCTGTTCAGTTCCACCCAATTGTTAAAATTTGTGGTTCTGAAAATGATAAATTCAGTGTGATACATCCAAAATTAGAGTTTCCAAGGAGCAAATTTCTCAGATTCAATCTTTGCTCAACCGATAGTACTCGCAAG GGATGTATTGGGAGAGTAAGTGCTgtaccagaagatgaagattttttttGGGAGAAAGCGTTAACGACTTTACTTGATATGGCTGAGACTCCGACGCATATGAAGAATTTGTCTATCAAG GAGTTAAAACAATTAGCTGATGAGATCCGTTCAGAGTTATCTTTTATAACGTCGAAGATGCCTCGATACTTTAAAGCCATTCTAGCAACAGTGGAGCTGACCGTTGTGTTACATCATGTTTTTGATTCTCTAACGGATAAGATATTGTGGGATGTGGTTCAACAG gaaaccgaggttacgttcatctcgaaccgACATGCTTCTGTAgaagtcaattccatgaaacatcctactttagataacttagctcgaatccatctcttacatctttag
- the LOC113299440 gene encoding 1-deoxy-D-xylulose-5-phosphate synthase, chloroplastic-like isoform X3, with the protein MELNFRHEIGTVSVQFHPIVKICGSENDKFSVIHPKLEFPRSKFLRFNLCSTDSTRKGCIGRVSAVPEDEDFFWEKALTTLLDMAETPTHMKNLSIKVLELKQLADEIRSELSFITSKMPRYFKAILATVELTVVLHHVFDSLTDKILWDVVQQETEVEDSVAISIRR; encoded by the exons ATGGAACTGAATTTCCGCCATGAAATAG GTACTGTATCTGTTCAGTTCCACCCAATTGTTAAAATTTGTGGTTCTGAAAATGATAAATTCAGTGTGATACATCCAAAATTAGAGTTTCCAAGGAGCAAATTTCTCAGATTCAATCTTTGCTCAACCGATAGTACTCGCAAG GGATGTATTGGGAGAGTAAGTGCTgtaccagaagatgaagattttttttGGGAGAAAGCGTTAACGACTTTACTTGATATGGCTGAGACTCCGACGCATATGAAGAATTTGTCTATCAAGGTTTTG GAGTTAAAACAATTAGCTGATGAGATCCGTTCAGAGTTATCTTTTATAACGTCGAAGATGCCTCGATACTTTAAAGCCATTCTAGCAACAGTGGAGCTGACCGTTGTGTTACATCATGTTTTTGATTCTCTAACGGATAAGATATTGTGGGATGTGGTTCAACAG gaaaccgag GTGGAAGATTCAGTAGCCATTAGCATTCGAAGATGA
- the LOC113299440 gene encoding 1-deoxy-D-xylulose-5-phosphate synthase, chloroplastic-like isoform X1 — MELNFRHEIGTVSVQFHPIVKICGSENDKFSVIHPKLEFPRSKFLRFNLCSTDSTRKGCIGRVSAVPEDEDFFWEKALTTLLDMAETPTHMKNLSIKVLELKQLADEIRSELSFITSKMPRYFKAILATVELTVVLHHVFDSLTDKILWDVVQQETEVTFISNRHASVEVNSMKHPTLDNLARIHLLHL; from the exons ATGGAACTGAATTTCCGCCATGAAATAG GTACTGTATCTGTTCAGTTCCACCCAATTGTTAAAATTTGTGGTTCTGAAAATGATAAATTCAGTGTGATACATCCAAAATTAGAGTTTCCAAGGAGCAAATTTCTCAGATTCAATCTTTGCTCAACCGATAGTACTCGCAAG GGATGTATTGGGAGAGTAAGTGCTgtaccagaagatgaagattttttttGGGAGAAAGCGTTAACGACTTTACTTGATATGGCTGAGACTCCGACGCATATGAAGAATTTGTCTATCAAGGTTTTG GAGTTAAAACAATTAGCTGATGAGATCCGTTCAGAGTTATCTTTTATAACGTCGAAGATGCCTCGATACTTTAAAGCCATTCTAGCAACAGTGGAGCTGACCGTTGTGTTACATCATGTTTTTGATTCTCTAACGGATAAGATATTGTGGGATGTGGTTCAACAG gaaaccgaggttacgttcatctcgaaccgACATGCTTCTGTAgaagtcaattccatgaaacatcctactttagataacttagctcgaatccatctcttacatctttag
- the LOC113299440 gene encoding 1-deoxy-D-xylulose-5-phosphate synthase, chloroplastic-like isoform X4, with protein MELNFRHEIGTVSVQFHPIVKICGSENDKFSVIHPKLEFPRSKFLRFNLCSTDSTRKGCIGRVSAVPEDEDFFWEKALTTLLDMAETPTHMKNLSIKVLELKQLADEIRSELSFITSKMPRYFKAILATVELTVVLHHVFDSLTDKILWDVVQQVEDSVAISIRR; from the exons ATGGAACTGAATTTCCGCCATGAAATAG GTACTGTATCTGTTCAGTTCCACCCAATTGTTAAAATTTGTGGTTCTGAAAATGATAAATTCAGTGTGATACATCCAAAATTAGAGTTTCCAAGGAGCAAATTTCTCAGATTCAATCTTTGCTCAACCGATAGTACTCGCAAG GGATGTATTGGGAGAGTAAGTGCTgtaccagaagatgaagattttttttGGGAGAAAGCGTTAACGACTTTACTTGATATGGCTGAGACTCCGACGCATATGAAGAATTTGTCTATCAAGGTTTTG GAGTTAAAACAATTAGCTGATGAGATCCGTTCAGAGTTATCTTTTATAACGTCGAAGATGCCTCGATACTTTAAAGCCATTCTAGCAACAGTGGAGCTGACCGTTGTGTTACATCATGTTTTTGATTCTCTAACGGATAAGATATTGTGGGATGTGGTTCAACAG GTGGAAGATTCAGTAGCCATTAGCATTCGAAGATGA